TATTAATTGCCAAACATGGATACATGGAACCGAGGAAGGACCAGCTTAGCCTTTTCCATAAGTATCCGAGGAATGTAAATTTGTAACACACCTTGTATAAACACGCCTCATGTAAGCAACTGCAGTAGCTACCACCCTGAAAAATCGAGACATGCGTTACAGATAATATGAATTCAATTTGGCATTGACCAACTTATGTCCAAGACGGAAATAAACAAAATGAGTAAATAACAGGCACATAAGTTCAAATTCAAAaaactcatttttttttgaaactccaTTAGTTTCTTAGAATTATTTCTAAAATATCTCTTAAAAGCCTTATTAGACATAAATTTCTCAGTGACAAGAATCATTTATGTAAAATGCTCTTTATAAGCAAAGATATCCAAGAAAGAAGAACAAAGAAGGAAACAATTTTCAACAGCAGAGTTTCTGCAGGACCAATAGTTTCAGAAGCAAGTTACAGTTATGTAACACAAGAAAAAGGTCATACCTTTGCCTTACTTTAACAAGTTGAGCCAGCTTCCAGATATCTGGAAGCAGAAAAGGAAGTTAGCAAACacgcaaaaaacaaaaaaataaagctcGAATTGAAAGTAatgataacaaaaaaaacaaacactAGTAACGCATATAGTCATGAATAGATAACAATAGGTAGTATATGTTACCCCAACTACAATCTTCTGCAATTAAGAAGCAGTAATCTGACAGAACGGTATAGCACAAATTACTAAAATGTCGTCCGCAAAACCTAATAGGAAAGAATGGAGAATCTAGAGGGGATCTAAAAGACTAATTAACATGAATATCAGCAAGCCAGACTTTCCTATAAAAATTGATACAACACTCTGGGATTCAGTGCGCATGCGCTGCGCTATTCACTGTAGAAGTTTTACATAATGAAATAAACTAGGGCAACAAGATGAAGCCTTGTATAAAAACCTTATTCGAAACCCTGCAATTTTGATTTTATTACAAAATCCCAAGATTATAGAACTTCATAACACCCTAAAGCAATTAGCAAAAAGATGTAGTTCAGCCCCTCAAATTACTAAAATGTCGTTCGCAAAACCTAATAGGAAAGAATGGAGAATCCAAGGGAAATCTAGACTAACAAGAATGTCAGCAAGCCAGACATTCCTATAAAAATTGATACACCACTTGGGAATTCAGTGTGCCTGAGGTGCCCTATTCACCATAGATGCATCAGTTTTAAATGAAATCCACAATTTTACAGTAATGACATAAACTAGGGCAAATAAAAATGAACCCTTTTATAAAAACCTTATATGAAAccctaaaaaccaaattctgattttATTTAAAAACCCCCAAACCCCCAGATTACAGAATTTCATGAACACCCTAAAACCATTAACAAAAAGATGCCTTTTATAATTCGAACTGGATTAAAGTAGGAAATTGGAGTTTTGAGGAGAACTACTTACAATTAGCCATATGCATCTTAATGTACTTAAATTCCTCAACAGTAAGACCCCTTTCCTTATCAGGCGAGTGAACCACATCAACTTCTTCCTGTTCTAGTAGTTGTTTCCTACAAATCATCAAAGAATCATTCAGAAAAAAATTAACgttgaaaaaatcaaaaattaacggGTTTTAagtgataaaaatgaaaactTTACCAGTGAGAGGAAGTCCAGAAATTGGCAGCCATGAGATGAAGTATAAGTTAATAGAAAAAGAGCTGATTTGGGGTTCAAGATCTTCTCAAGGAACTTGAAACTGAAACAAGTAAACCACCAAACTGATAGATGATATTACAAGGGGGAGGAAGTATATGAGTGAAACTCAtacacagagagagagagagatcgtgATATTTACTGCATACCCAAGTGATAAGGGCCTCACTTTTGACTTTGACTGAGAATGACCATCAAGTCGCGATCACCGGCTATATTTATCCGCAGTTAGAATTTCTCTAGCTATGCCGATCATTATCTATCACGTCCACATAAACCTAGAGGAACCTTTAAGTCccataatggtggtggtggtcagTATGCCCAGCAttaagagatggtggtggtcaGTTGGGGTGATGTACCCATTAATTTATTGCGCAACTAGTCTGTTTAATTAACTAGCAGCCCCATCACCTTTAACATGCGCAATAAAGACCACGGATAGATAGCAAGAGGGTTTGACCTTTCGTGTAGTAGTACTGTTGCATGCAGCTTGCAAGGTTATTTTTGCTGTTGAAGCTAAACTACGTGCATTTGAAGCTAGCTAAATTATGCATCCCCATTAAATGAATATATGAGAACATATACCTAACTAGCTCCTTCGTTCAGTCCTATAAAAGTTGAAGAAAGGCTATCCAAAATATGCATCGAACTGATTTCTATCTCTCTCAACTCTCTCGATCTCTGTAGATTGTAAGGATGAGTACTTCTATCCATGAAAACCCGGTTTACGACTTGAAAATATCCTCGGTTATACCGGGTAAGTTCACCGAGTCTGGAGTAACTTATGAACCAACTAACATGGATTTGGCTATGAAACTACATTATCTTCTAGGATTATATTTCTTTCCAAAGGAAGCAGTTGATGGTTTTACTATCTCCAAGATCAAAGAATCGATAAATACACTGTTTAGCAGCTTTAGTATGTATTGTGGAAGGTTTCGAAGATCTGATGAATCCAGTCGACGACCGTACATCAAATGTAACGATGCCGGTGTGAGAATGATTGAAGCTAAGTGTAAGTACACGATGGAGGAGTTTCTAGAGATGAAGGATTGTTCTCTTCATAAACTTCTTGTATATAACCAGGTTCTTGGAACTCCAGACCTAGCTATTTCTCCTCCAGTTCTTATTCAGGTATTACTAATCTTTTCACTTGCCTTTTTTTTGGATTTATAGACATGGTGAAACCATGCATATTATATAATAGTGTACGTATATACTCGAAGCTTAAATCATTTTCTTTAAACTTGACTTGAGGAAGTACTTTTCCTAAGACTTAGATCCAAATTTGTACATGACAAGTCAATTTGAGGTTAGCTTGGATTAATTTTCTGACATACTCAAAAATAAGATATTAAGAATGATATTGATTTAAGAGACCCAAGTCACTAGACTTTGCATAAACTATTACTAGTCATGTGTGAGCCATTTAAGATTTAACATATACTTAAACTAACTTAGCTCTACCAAAACTCGAAAGAACTAGAGACACGGCTCTAAGGCAGTGCAGCACACTTCAAGCTGCACGTACCTGTCAGCACTGTTGATCTCATCCAGAATTAACAATTACTCCAAGGAGATCTAACTTTAAGTTGGATCGAATggcgtttattttatttttcaaaccaAATTTCCTTTTCTAAATCCTGTCGCTAAGGTTAACTTGGATCAAATGGCGTTTGGAAATGAGAAATGTTTTTCTCTCCTGGTACCAATTATTGCATAcgaggaacatgtcaccaaaatctTCTTAGCTTCAAACTCATCGTCATTTAGATTTTTTAGCAAAAAAGGTGCCACCATGTCATGATAATATCATTCTAACCATATATTCGGATCCTTCCCCTTTACCTTTTTGTACTTCTTTACTTGACAATATGCAAAAAAATCCATTGCTGATATGTGTCACTCTGTAACTCTGCTAACTTGTGATTCGCCTTTTCGATCAGTTTACTTGGTTCAAATGTGGAGGAATGTCGACAGGGCTAAGCTGCGCACACGTCCTTGGCGATGCATTCTTAGCATCACATATCATCAAATCTTGGGGACAACTAGTATCCACCGGTCATCTGCCACATGATCTGCAAAAACTTGAACCTATAACAGTTATACAAGAAAACCGATCTTTCGTCGATCTCCAGCCATTCTTCAAACGAGTTGATCCGGTGGGTGACTATTGGAAGTTTGTGAATAACTGTAATATGATTACATCCTGTTTCCAAATTAACCCCGCAAAACTTAACAACATATTGTTGAGGATCAATGGTCAGTGTGGAACTCGTCATATTCCAACTTTCGAATGCCTTTGTGCCATCTTTTGGCACAGTTTAGCCAAAATCAGAACACAAGCGGAACCACGAGTTGTGACTGTTTGTCAAAACAATTCCAATCGGATAAATGATGTGCATTATGGAAACAACCAGATATTCGGAATTGTGAAGGCTGAATGTCATGTCAAGGATGCGAATCCGGCCGACTTGGCGACATTGATGTTGGATCAAACAACACATGAGCAACGCCAAATGGATCAAGTGATGGAGAAAGATGGAGGTTTGTCAGATTTTGTTGTGTATGGAGCAAATCTGATTTGGAAGAGTCCAAAATCTATGAAATGGAACTAAAGGACATAATCCGGCTTTCGCGAACTACATGGTCGAGGGAGTAGCAGATTCAGGGTTGGTATTAGTACTTCCAGGGCCAAGTAATAAAGGAAGGACTGTAACAATAATTCTGCCAGAAAATGAAATTTTACAGCTGAAGGCAGAGTTAGAAAAGGAATGGTGTATTGTTTGAGCATTCAGCACATGCAAGTAAGAACTAGGCAAATATTTGGACATGGTCTCTATCTAGCTACTTTGTTATCGAGTTTAAATACAAGATTATACTAGGAAATAAGAATAAGTATAGTCAACATCTTTTATCTTGTAGTGAAGGTTCTGTGTATGGAACAAATAATAAGGACAAGATCTCTTTAGAGAATTCCAACGGGGAGGGTGAatcttatttttttaagtgacacATAAGATTTTAGACCCCCATTtgacataaatccatcttcaacagTAGAGTTCTACAAattaggagggaccaattactaaatatgaaggtgttcaagaaagtgttatctacatCTCCGGCTCCACCTCCACGTCATATTTTTCActatattttttaaaaaattatttactgttggagatggttttttagATGTGAGGTActatatttactctatgtgtaAATTCCATGAATAAAAGGACTAAATTAAAAAGCCACATAGAATTTTTTACACTttccgttggagatgctcttaggtgGAGATTCTTGATGCGATTACTAGTAGAAAACCAATGACTTATGCAGTTTGTTTGTCTTCTTTTTAGTTTTATGGAGCAATCCtgcttttgctttctttttgGCTTTGTGACTGTTATTGGCCTTGGTGATTGCTCTTTTCTGCACTTGTTTGGTGCTTTCTTATTGTATCTCCTTTTCTGTATTTATTTAAATAAAGAGGGAGACCCCTTCTCACTTTTATTCTCACACTATGTTATTTTTTTGGGTGCCTTTTATGAATAAGAACCAAATGATATTGGACtcgaagctaatattttgagaatatgtgtTCCCCTTACGAAGCTCTACATACCTACAAAAAATGAATGCTTTTTgaaaagcaattgatattcaccattagatgaactcctgatttaagattcaagctaagtctgcttagaaactaagcaaacaatctccaccgttagatggtattagcgtGATACCCACAAAtgaatatacctatatttagatatgggtaaaccgtacctaaacgtgtataaccgttggctcaataatagttaaccgaagttagccatattaacacttataaaCACTTCcatatcaaatatgatgatcaatcaatcatcatagataatcaaatgaatctaaacgtgtttcaagagagttgttcaaatgttcgtcatctcatagaaatatatatatatatatatatatgaaccatttgaaacaaaatcggtttggtatGTAATTGTAAAAAGTACTTATacaaaaaccaattcatgaacataatcccacggtttgtaaaactagttcacataccttatatcattaaagttccagggactttagttcgcaaacgaacttGAGTTCATGATAGTGAAAATCACACTTAAGGATTTTAGAACCTGACCACTGTGTTCACAAAATGAatacgcgaacaacagttccggactttggctttGTTCAGCCGTTCACAAACGGGGTACGCGAACAGAAGCCCCAGACTTCGCCTTGTCTAGCCGTTCACAAACAAGGTACGCGAACAATAGTTCtggaccttttcacaggtaaaccagtccgcaaacaa
This genomic stretch from Papaver somniferum cultivar HN1 chromosome 5, ASM357369v1, whole genome shotgun sequence harbors:
- the LOC113279703 gene encoding protein ECERIFERUM 26-like, with the translated sequence MSTSIHENPVYDLKISSVIPGKFTESGVTYEPTNMDLAMKLHYLLGLYFFPKEAVDGFTISKIKESINTLFSSFSMYCGRFRRSDESSRRPYIKCNDAGVRMIEAKCKYTMEEFLEMKDCSLHKLLVYNQVLGTPDLAISPPVLIQVLLIFSLFTWFKCGGMSTGLSCAHVLGDAFLASHIIKSWGQLVSTGHLPHDLQKLEPITVIQENRSFVDLQPFFKRVDPVGDYWKFVNNCNMITSCFQINPAKLNNILLRINGQCGTRHIPTFECLCAIFWHSLAKIRTQAEPRVVTVCQNNSNRINDVHYGNNQIFGIVKAECHVKDANPADLATLMLDQTTHEQRQMDQVMEKDGGLSDFVVYGANLIWKSPKSMKCMVEGVADSGLVLVLPGPSNKGRTVTIILPENEILQLKAELEKEWCIV